In one window of Oscillatoria salina IIICB1 DNA:
- a CDS encoding ATP-binding protein, translating to MINSLSKWETTTAPAVAVETTETQNIVVFWGVIIPAIPDLISLERARTGMSYETALNQLLQTQKLWIQQLHGESRFTLSLRIITTGDSEQDLICGIVGKTEGKSETETIIAARNFFNKVRDTFPNGYPLEACQNANQLALLRLPFLTGETGDIHDGLTAGVIAEFRRQITQLQTITATEIPGQVGVQIDPWIPQVGNFQELFRALVCHPTPAAVAINLRPTQLTREESAYIANQARLYANIASVSRTESSQNRVLSSSFQYQEKLIEAEAASQAWTKLQTAWRNPFEMTVSIISQSSLPQSVVAALQSAIAGTSPSPSATKAVGEIIIAQREAQKMALRQNWVDLTLHHWANTYNLDRLPWLFSPEEVHSIFRLAIADRAGVWGLPSAPGAQNARRPNKIRDIPADLNLGGLQLSKKQLTQHLLICGVPGSGKTNTSLYLLETLWRQHQVPWMVLEPAKTEYRGLKAVTSLQDDLLIFSLGDERVAPFRFNPFELPEGINLDSHLGALLDLFSVSMSMWGPLPNVVEQLIQEAYKRQGFTILGDNSKLTPPCFSDLVNLIPEIVPKLGYKPETTDEITAAISVRLNKFCRGGLGQMLNTTESLNFDELMRHPVILEMSQITNSDDRAFIMGLILNRCYQYWTARRHEATGELKHLLLVEEAHNLLANASESTNQEQANPKGKAVRNFANMLAEVRGFGQGIAIAEQNPEGLVPDVMVNTNIKIAHRIVEAKNREALARSMLLTPQQEKSLASLGVGQFLYYIGGQAEPSVTIAPNFKDDITNGFNPRLTDLEINSCFQQFQANYDSVYAPLFGCPTDYSLVSCIEKGATLVEIISENPEYKHLKNKLTLQLLAAPFGAPTAELVRPILGRILVSRGANHLNSQEIKAILSSAVSFLAWQAIQEKGKIHGWLGRQKNHAHKLLVKAILSPNSQDCKSWMGICRIPQHLLELGLPHSEYTKCEAPGVFRYENKMLLAGDRSSFFEDIQDENLTPAQALQNWAATSVVYPHLDDSLQNSLITCLAIQLTEDEPEDLPYFLPTNS from the coding sequence GCATAGTTGGGAAAACTGAAGGGAAAAGTGAGACAGAAACGATTATCGCCGCACGGAACTTTTTCAACAAAGTTCGCGATACATTTCCTAACGGTTATCCTCTGGAAGCTTGTCAAAATGCCAATCAACTAGCCTTGCTACGTTTGCCTTTTTTAACTGGAGAAACAGGAGATATTCACGATGGATTAACCGCAGGAGTAATTGCCGAATTTCGTCGCCAAATTACTCAATTGCAAACTATAACTGCGACTGAAATTCCGGGTCAAGTAGGGGTACAAATCGATCCTTGGATACCTCAAGTTGGGAATTTTCAAGAATTATTTCGCGCCCTCGTTTGCCATCCTACACCTGCGGCAGTAGCAATTAATTTGCGTCCGACTCAACTAACTCGCGAAGAATCAGCTTATATAGCTAACCAAGCCCGACTTTATGCTAATATTGCTAGCGTGAGTCGCACCGAAAGTAGCCAAAATCGCGTTCTTTCTAGTAGTTTTCAATATCAAGAAAAGCTAATCGAAGCTGAAGCAGCATCCCAAGCCTGGACGAAGTTACAAACCGCTTGGCGTAATCCGTTTGAAATGACCGTCAGCATTATTTCCCAGTCTAGTTTACCTCAATCAGTGGTTGCTGCCTTGCAAAGTGCGATCGCCGGAACTTCCCCATCTCCAAGCGCAACTAAAGCCGTAGGAGAAATTATTATCGCCCAACGCGAAGCCCAAAAAATGGCACTGAGGCAGAACTGGGTCGATCTTACTCTACATCACTGGGCAAATACCTATAACTTAGATCGTTTGCCGTGGTTATTTAGCCCCGAAGAAGTTCACAGCATTTTCCGTTTAGCGATCGCCGATCGCGCAGGTGTTTGGGGCTTACCTTCCGCCCCTGGCGCTCAAAATGCTCGTCGTCCGAATAAAATCAGAGATATTCCTGCCGATCTTAACCTTGGTGGATTACAACTAAGTAAAAAACAATTAACTCAACATTTATTAATTTGCGGCGTTCCTGGTAGCGGTAAAACTAACACTTCTCTTTATTTATTAGAGACCTTATGGCGGCAACATCAAGTTCCTTGGATGGTTTTAGAACCTGCTAAAACTGAATATCGCGGACTAAAAGCGGTTACTTCTTTACAAGATGATTTGCTCATTTTTTCTTTAGGAGACGAAAGAGTTGCTCCTTTTCGTTTCAATCCCTTTGAATTACCAGAAGGAATTAATTTAGACAGTCATTTAGGTGCATTATTAGATTTATTTTCTGTCTCGATGAGTATGTGGGGACCTTTACCAAATGTTGTCGAACAACTGATTCAAGAAGCTTATAAGCGCCAAGGGTTTACCATTTTAGGCGACAATAGTAAACTCACTCCACCTTGCTTTTCTGACTTAGTTAATTTGATTCCAGAAATTGTCCCTAAATTAGGTTACAAACCAGAAACTACTGATGAAATAACTGCTGCTATTTCAGTACGCTTGAATAAGTTTTGTCGTGGTGGTTTAGGACAAATGTTGAATACCACCGAATCATTGAATTTCGACGAACTAATGCGGCATCCAGTAATCTTAGAAATGAGCCAGATTACTAACAGCGACGATCGCGCCTTTATTATGGGTTTAATTCTCAATCGCTGCTATCAGTATTGGACAGCGAGACGACACGAAGCAACTGGAGAATTGAAACATTTGCTCTTAGTAGAAGAAGCACATAACCTCTTAGCCAACGCTTCCGAATCTACCAATCAAGAGCAAGCTAATCCCAAAGGGAAAGCGGTACGCAACTTTGCCAATATGTTAGCAGAAGTGCGCGGCTTCGGACAAGGAATCGCGATCGCCGAACAAAACCCAGAAGGACTTGTTCCTGATGTTATGGTCAACACTAACATTAAAATTGCTCATCGCATCGTCGAAGCCAAAAATCGCGAAGCCCTAGCACGTTCTATGTTACTAACTCCCCAACAAGAAAAATCTCTTGCTTCTCTAGGAGTAGGACAATTTCTTTATTATATCGGCGGTCAAGCTGAACCAAGTGTAACTATTGCACCTAATTTTAAAGACGACATTACAAATGGATTTAATCCTCGTCTTACCGATTTAGAAATTAATTCTTGTTTCCAACAATTTCAAGCTAATTATGATTCAGTTTACGCACCTTTGTTCGGTTGTCCTACTGATTATAGTTTAGTTAGTTGTATTGAAAAAGGAGCAACTTTAGTCGAAATTATCTCAGAAAATCCCGAATATAAACACCTAAAAAATAAGCTGACTTTACAACTTTTAGCCGCACCTTTCGGCGCACCGACAGCCGAACTTGTGCGTCCGATTTTAGGAAGAATTTTGGTATCTAGAGGCGCTAATCATCTAAATTCTCAAGAAATTAAAGCTATTCTTAGTAGTGCAGTTTCCTTTTTAGCTTGGCAAGCAATCCAAGAAAAAGGTAAAATACACGGATGGCTTGGTCGTCAAAAAAATCATGCTCATAAACTTTTAGTTAAAGCTATACTAAGTCCCAATTCTCAAGATTGTAAAAGTTGGATGGGAATTTGTCGGATTCCCCAACATTTATTGGAGTTGGGATTACCCCATTCAGAGTATACTAAATGTGAAGCACCAGGAGTATTTAGATATGAAAATAAAATGTTGCTGGCTGGCGATCGCAGTTCTTTTTTCGAGGATATCCAAGATGAAAACTTAACTCCCGCCCAAGCTTTGCAAAATTGGGCAGCTACTTCTGTTGTTTACCCTCACTTGGACGATAGTTTACAAAATTCCTTAATTACTTGTTTAGCGATTCAGTTAACCGAAGATGAACCAGAAGATTTACCTTATTTTTTGCCAACCAATTCCTAG